In one window of Candidatus Dormiibacterota bacterium DNA:
- a CDS encoding AAA family ATPase yields the protein MQLTRIEIEGFGSLQGMDLRFGPTMNVVVGPNEAGKSTLQEAIVTGLYGLQSGDRARSALVERADRWRPWQGGNFGLALEVVLEDGTQLRIERDLDAETVRVFDISTGAELGDRFERDASGGLQVGRQLLGVSRDIYTNTACISRSEVLRLEDAGTIKEAIVALADSAHPDRTAQKVLDRLRQERTHRIGKPRGRTGPLHDLEARLTELERQLAAARQARAAVDELAQKRETVSALTEAELGIVQTLEAALLASRLQDARHRLERVDMLEHALAEERARQEEHTRFAMFPLDRQAEVQELRSHLRASRETQADFEGRAAETSAHVRELEAERQKLDSEAQGHETRARGIDEAALGHEPAVRELLSTLNVADTQAPEVHLRAQTAAEEARRIAERHPGLIGNNLDWPARQMEFQRVFSEWHERHNVALEARRRAGAELPPRLEQLKHDIARYKEVPDVIKNGQQAEESMRREEAMAERARSRQRTFLGAMLGGLLLTAMAILVAFLALQGGMPLPLSGAAFFLLGMGVLSTGIGIWVRGAAVREVDRRLRAKDEARVKRREILQPWGVRSSAELQQALVEHLQKVRYDATRLELDRQATELEERAQAAGRSLRELVGSWGLPQPAPTEEAVDEVAREVESLSQDTLAWNAASERAQDASRAESEMDQRRESLRQRLHSLLDQLGFDRREALGAARDFMASCEAARAAQQVRTRIEQLDAQLEQLRAPGQRSVAERAKADDYARQLAAIYAPAGIAETDMERAAQAWDAGVSHAEAYRASSARLAELEGRRGTASSDEGASLRQLVDDLARQIDEVSRGVDSAAVAEFAALPLAELERQRDQHRSSKERAQEERARAEELLNDRLTQIGDVASLEEEIATAREQLQELEAEAHAYDLAIETLEAAAKSVRRAVIPRLKSQLQGQLSPITNGRYRDVRIGDDLALQVRTQDQRTYKDVDNLSLGTRSLIYLLERLALARIIGGNAEPPPLLLDEALVHADRRRLSAAMNELGRLDHQVILFSKDEALAERAEKGDDWTIIRLPGPALVAASAEGAPANGSANPDQVEEEVTT from the coding sequence GTGCAGTTAACCCGGATCGAAATCGAGGGCTTCGGCAGCCTTCAGGGGATGGACCTGCGCTTCGGCCCCACGATGAACGTCGTCGTCGGGCCGAATGAGGCAGGAAAGTCCACCCTGCAGGAGGCGATCGTGACCGGCCTCTACGGGCTGCAGTCGGGCGATCGTGCGCGCTCTGCGCTGGTGGAGCGCGCCGACCGGTGGCGCCCCTGGCAAGGTGGCAACTTCGGGCTGGCGCTAGAGGTGGTGCTGGAGGACGGGACCCAGCTGCGCATCGAGCGCGATCTCGACGCTGAGACGGTTCGCGTCTTCGACATCAGCACGGGCGCGGAGCTGGGCGACCGCTTCGAGCGGGATGCCTCCGGCGGATTGCAGGTCGGACGCCAGCTGCTCGGCGTCAGCCGCGATATCTACACCAACACGGCGTGCATCTCGCGCAGCGAGGTGCTGCGCCTGGAAGACGCCGGCACGATCAAGGAGGCGATCGTCGCCCTGGCGGACTCGGCGCATCCCGACCGGACGGCGCAGAAAGTGCTCGATCGCCTCCGCCAGGAGCGGACCCATCGAATCGGCAAGCCGCGCGGGCGCACCGGCCCGCTGCATGATCTCGAGGCTCGCCTAACGGAGCTGGAGCGACAGCTTGCCGCCGCCCGCCAGGCACGTGCCGCCGTCGACGAGCTGGCGCAGAAGCGGGAGACCGTCTCGGCACTGACCGAGGCCGAGCTGGGGATCGTCCAAACGCTCGAGGCGGCCCTGCTCGCGTCACGCCTGCAGGATGCGCGTCACCGGTTGGAGCGGGTCGACATGCTCGAGCACGCGCTCGCCGAGGAACGGGCCCGCCAGGAGGAGCACACCCGTTTCGCGATGTTCCCCCTCGACCGCCAGGCGGAGGTGCAGGAACTGCGGAGCCACCTGCGCGCATCGAGGGAGACGCAGGCGGACTTCGAAGGTCGGGCGGCGGAGACGAGTGCGCACGTGCGCGAGCTCGAAGCGGAGCGCCAGAAGCTCGATTCCGAGGCCCAGGGCCACGAAACGCGAGCCCGCGGCATCGACGAAGCGGCGCTCGGGCACGAGCCCGCCGTCCGGGAGCTACTTTCCACACTCAACGTCGCCGATACCCAGGCGCCCGAGGTCCACCTCCGGGCCCAAACCGCGGCGGAGGAGGCTCGGCGGATCGCAGAGCGGCACCCAGGCCTGATCGGGAACAACCTCGACTGGCCCGCCCGTCAGATGGAATTCCAGCGCGTCTTCTCCGAATGGCACGAACGCCACAACGTGGCGCTCGAGGCACGGCGCCGGGCGGGCGCCGAGCTGCCGCCGCGCCTGGAGCAGCTCAAACACGACATCGCCCGCTACAAAGAAGTCCCCGACGTCATCAAGAACGGTCAGCAGGCCGAGGAGTCGATGCGACGCGAGGAAGCGATGGCGGAACGTGCCCGAAGCCGGCAGCGAACCTTCCTGGGGGCGATGCTGGGTGGGCTGCTGCTCACCGCGATGGCCATTTTGGTTGCCTTCCTCGCATTGCAAGGGGGCATGCCTCTTCCTCTCAGCGGGGCGGCCTTCTTCCTCCTTGGCATGGGTGTCCTGTCCACTGGCATCGGCATCTGGGTGCGCGGCGCCGCCGTTCGCGAGGTCGATCGCCGGCTCCGCGCCAAGGACGAGGCGCGGGTCAAGCGTCGTGAGATCCTCCAGCCTTGGGGCGTCCGCAGCTCGGCGGAACTGCAGCAGGCCCTGGTCGAGCACCTGCAGAAGGTCCGCTACGACGCCACACGTCTCGAGCTCGACCGCCAGGCCACCGAGTTGGAGGAACGCGCGCAAGCGGCGGGGCGCAGCCTACGCGAGCTGGTCGGATCGTGGGGACTTCCGCAGCCCGCGCCGACCGAGGAGGCCGTTGACGAGGTCGCCCGCGAGGTCGAGTCACTGTCCCAGGACACGCTCGCCTGGAACGCCGCCAGCGAGCGAGCGCAGGACGCATCCCGCGCCGAATCCGAGATGGATCAGCGTCGGGAGTCCCTGCGCCAGCGGCTGCACAGCCTGCTCGACCAGTTGGGGTTCGACCGACGCGAGGCGCTCGGTGCCGCCCGCGATTTCATGGCGAGTTGCGAGGCCGCACGCGCGGCGCAACAGGTCCGCACCAGGATCGAGCAACTCGACGCCCAGCTGGAGCAACTTCGGGCGCCGGGCCAGCGCTCGGTCGCCGAGCGCGCCAAGGCCGACGATTATGCTCGTCAGCTCGCCGCCATCTATGCGCCGGCCGGCATCGCCGAGACCGACATGGAGCGTGCGGCCCAGGCCTGGGACGCCGGGGTCAGCCACGCGGAGGCCTACCGCGCGTCGAGCGCGAGGCTCGCCGAGCTGGAGGGCCGACGGGGCACCGCGTCCAGCGACGAAGGGGCATCGCTCCGCCAGCTGGTCGATGACCTGGCTCGCCAGATTGACGAGGTCAGCCGGGGCGTGGACTCGGCTGCGGTGGCGGAGTTCGCCGCGCTGCCGCTGGCCGAGCTCGAACGGCAGCGCGACCAGCACCGCAGCAGCAAGGAGCGAGCCCAGGAAGAACGGGCACGGGCAGAGGAGCTCTTGAACGACCGGCTCACCCAGATCGGCGACGTCGCCTCGCTCGAAGAGGAGATCGCGACCGCCCGCGAGCAGCTCCAGGAACTCGAAGCCGAGGCCCACGCCTACGACCTCGCCATCGAAACGCTGGAAGCGGCGGCGAAGTCGGTCCGCAGGGCCGTCATCCCGAGACTCAAGTCGCAACTCCAGGGCCAGCTCTCCCCGATCACGAATGGGCGCTACCGTGATGTGCGCATCGGCGACGACCTCGCGCTGCAGGTACGAACCCAAGATCAGCGCACCTATAAAGATGTCGACAACCTCAGTCTCGGCACCCGTTCGCTGATCTACCTGCTCGAACGGCTGGCGCTGGCGCGGATCATCGGTGGCAACGCAGAGCCCCCTCCCCTCCTCCTCGACGAGGCGCTGGTGCATGCCGATCGCCGCCGCCTGAGCGCCGCGATGAACGAATTGGGCCGGCTCGACCACCAGGTCATCCTCTTCTCCAAGGACGAGGCGCTCGCCGAACGCGCTGAGAAGGGCGACGACTGGACCATCATCCGGCTCCCCGGCCCGGCCCTCGTCGCGGCGTCCGCCGAGGGGGCGCCGGCCAATGGGTCAGCCAACCCGGACCAGGTCGAAGAAGAAGTCACGACTTAA
- a CDS encoding metallophosphoesterase, with protein sequence MALRLLHFADLHLDRSFASERLYGVGAQRRREDLRAALQRIIERAKQAQADLITCGGDLFEHDHVTRETASFIVQTLGDARLPVLIAPGHADPALPSSPYRYLRWPENVTVAAHEDLRPYRYGDVNIWTAGFMRPDVAEAALRDFPRREAGTHLLLLHASDMSQVPEGVTPYKPILPAQVEEAGFRHALLGHYHDGRTTESITYPGSPEPLGWSESGRHCTGLLTVDDNGDLQVLLEDINLRQFAQETIDVTGMTRLEQVRDAVMTMREERRLDGGIIRATLVGERDHALTLDPQALATECSDGFAYLEFRDHSRMSHDLEAAAQEFTSRGEMVRKLVDHKQGSRQEEQAVGRALQLALDAFDE encoded by the coding sequence GTGGCCCTTCGCCTGCTCCATTTCGCTGACCTGCATCTCGACCGGTCCTTCGCGAGTGAGCGCCTCTACGGCGTCGGGGCACAACGACGCCGTGAGGATCTTCGCGCCGCCCTCCAACGGATCATCGAACGGGCTAAACAGGCCCAGGCCGACCTGATCACCTGCGGGGGCGATCTCTTCGAGCACGATCACGTGACCCGCGAAACGGCAAGCTTCATCGTGCAAACTCTGGGCGATGCCCGGTTGCCGGTCCTGATCGCGCCCGGCCATGCAGATCCGGCATTGCCGAGCTCACCCTACCGGTACCTGCGCTGGCCCGAGAATGTCACGGTCGCGGCACATGAGGATCTGCGACCCTACCGCTATGGGGATGTCAACATCTGGACGGCCGGCTTCATGCGCCCCGACGTGGCAGAGGCGGCTTTGCGTGATTTCCCGCGGCGCGAGGCCGGCACACATCTGCTGCTGCTTCACGCGTCAGACATGAGCCAGGTGCCAGAAGGTGTGACGCCCTATAAACCCATCCTGCCCGCCCAGGTCGAGGAGGCCGGCTTTCGTCACGCCCTCCTTGGCCATTATCACGACGGCAGAACCACTGAATCGATCACTTATCCCGGCAGCCCGGAGCCCCTCGGCTGGAGCGAATCCGGCCGTCACTGCACCGGGCTGCTGACGGTCGACGATAACGGCGACCTGCAGGTGTTGCTGGAAGATATCAACCTACGGCAGTTCGCCCAGGAGACGATTGACGTCACCGGGATGACCCGCCTCGAGCAGGTCCGCGACGCGGTGATGACGATGCGGGAGGAGAGGCGGCTCGATGGCGGCATCATTCGAGCCACGCTGGTCGGTGAACGCGACCACGCGCTGACCCTGGATCCGCAGGCACTGGCAACGGAGTGCAGCGACGGCTTCGCCTATCTCGAGTTCCGTGACCACTCCCGGATGTCGCACGACCTCGAGGCCGCCGCTCAGGAGTTCACCAGCCGGGGCGAGATGGTGCGCAAGCTGGTCGACCACAAACAGGGGTCTCGCCAGGAGGAACAGGCGGTGGGCCGCGCCTTGCAGCTCGCACTCGACGCCTTCGACGAATGA
- a CDS encoding WYL domain-containing protein, whose translation MGSFEKGDRGARILKIQTLLQGNPHGLATGEIARRTGVNPRTTYRDIKALEAMNVPVYEDNGRFAIDPNYFVAPVKFTLREAMALLMGVRLMHRHRDQADPDVADAFTKLAAVLPAPVAEYVHATVRQMADRPSNPIYSRVLQTVALSWAGHRAVRIWYPTANHEVKPRVIEPYFLEPSLIGHSSYVVARDRGLKEMRTFKLERITRAEQMPETYQIPAEFDVNNYLAGAWGIFHSGEPVEVRLRFYPPAAARVKESIWHPSQALSDGPKGSVNMAVTVTGTVEITPWILGWGDAVEVLAPADLRKKISDVGTKMAARNEDQGGGRKKGG comes from the coding sequence GTGGGCTCGTTCGAGAAGGGGGATCGTGGGGCACGGATCCTGAAGATCCAGACCCTGCTCCAGGGCAATCCCCACGGTTTGGCGACAGGCGAGATCGCGCGCCGTACCGGCGTCAATCCGCGGACCACCTATCGCGACATCAAGGCGCTCGAAGCGATGAACGTGCCCGTCTATGAGGACAACGGGCGGTTCGCGATCGACCCGAACTACTTCGTGGCTCCCGTGAAGTTCACCCTGCGCGAGGCGATGGCGTTGCTGATGGGTGTTCGCTTGATGCACCGACATCGCGACCAGGCTGATCCCGACGTGGCCGACGCGTTCACCAAGCTGGCGGCCGTGCTGCCGGCCCCCGTCGCGGAGTACGTTCACGCCACGGTTCGTCAGATGGCCGATCGTCCGTCGAATCCCATCTACTCGCGGGTTCTCCAGACGGTCGCGCTCAGTTGGGCGGGGCACAGGGCAGTCCGCATCTGGTACCCGACGGCGAATCACGAAGTCAAGCCGCGCGTCATCGAGCCCTATTTCCTCGAGCCCTCCCTGATCGGTCACAGCAGCTACGTGGTGGCGCGCGATCGCGGGCTGAAGGAGATGCGAACCTTCAAGCTGGAACGCATCACCCGGGCCGAGCAAATGCCCGAGACCTATCAGATCCCGGCGGAGTTCGATGTCAACAATTACCTGGCGGGCGCTTGGGGAATCTTCCACTCCGGCGAGCCCGTCGAGGTGCGCTTGCGCTTCTATCCGCCGGCGGCGGCACGGGTGAAGGAATCCATCTGGCACCCATCGCAGGCGCTCAGCGATGGGCCGAAGGGCTCGGTGAACATGGCGGTCACCGTGACGGGCACCGTCGAGATCACCCCGTGGATCTTGGGATGGGGCGATGCGGTCGAGGTCCTGGCGCCCGCGGACCTGCGCAAGAAGATCAGCGACGTAGGCACGAAAATGGCAGCGCGCAATGAGGATCAGGGCGGGGGCCGTAAGAAAGGAGGATGA
- a CDS encoding cupin domain-containing protein, translated as MSVFQTVAKLKPTRIWDGVLARTVNGDRLSIGFVDIDANMLVPEHRHENEQVGFVLRGSVTMVVDGQARELRVGETYTIASQVPHSAKAGADGVSVVDVFAPVREDWKSKPTVDPFPGRWPEK; from the coding sequence GTGAGCGTTTTTCAGACCGTCGCAAAACTGAAGCCGACGCGTATCTGGGACGGGGTGCTCGCGCGAACGGTGAATGGCGACCGGCTCAGCATCGGTTTCGTCGACATCGATGCGAACATGCTGGTTCCGGAGCACCGGCACGAGAACGAGCAAGTCGGGTTCGTCCTCCGTGGCTCGGTGACCATGGTGGTCGACGGCCAGGCACGCGAGTTGCGGGTGGGGGAGACGTACACGATCGCCAGCCAGGTTCCCCACTCGGCCAAAGCGGGCGCCGACGGCGTCTCGGTGGTGGACGTCTTCGCACCGGTTCGCGAGGACTGGAAGTCCAAACCCACCGTCGATCCGTTCCCTGGTCGCTGGCCCGAGAAGTAG
- a CDS encoding SDR family oxidoreductase has protein sequence METGLRGRRALVTAASRGLGFASARALAAEGCRVAISSSDAQRIEAAASALRDQGYDVVAQVADVRQADQCRDLVAWATAALGGLEVLVNNTRGPILGSVAELDDQAWADAVNLVLMSAVRLTRASLPTLRRGGGAIVNLTSIAAHQPVDNLVLSNALRPAVVAMGKTLAKEAAPEVRVNSILTGRFETDRIREENRHQALKLGVDLSDFTAASIGNIPLGRHGRPEELAAAVVFLAGDAASFITGTTLAVDGGEYRGLF, from the coding sequence GTGGAAACCGGGCTCCGAGGACGCCGGGCGCTGGTGACCGCCGCCAGCCGGGGGCTCGGGTTTGCCTCGGCCCGGGCGCTGGCTGCGGAGGGTTGTCGCGTTGCCATCTCCTCGAGCGATGCGCAGCGCATCGAGGCCGCCGCGAGCGCGCTGCGCGACCAGGGTTACGACGTCGTGGCGCAGGTCGCGGATGTCCGGCAGGCTGACCAGTGCCGCGACCTCGTCGCCTGGGCGACCGCAGCGCTCGGCGGCCTCGAGGTGCTCGTCAACAACACGCGGGGGCCCATCCTCGGCAGCGTCGCGGAACTCGACGACCAGGCCTGGGCCGACGCCGTCAACCTGGTGTTGATGAGCGCCGTTCGCCTTACGCGCGCCTCCCTCCCGACGCTACGGCGCGGCGGTGGGGCGATCGTCAACCTCACGTCGATCGCGGCGCATCAGCCGGTCGACAATCTCGTGCTCTCCAACGCGCTGCGACCGGCGGTGGTCGCGATGGGAAAGACGCTCGCGAAAGAGGCTGCGCCCGAGGTGCGGGTGAATTCGATTCTTACCGGCCGCTTCGAAACCGATCGCATCAGGGAAGAAAACCGTCACCAGGCGCTCAAGCTCGGCGTCGATCTCAGCGATTTCACGGCGGCGAGCATCGGCAACATTCCCCTTGGCCGGCACGGACGACCCGAGGAGCTGGCCGCCGCGGTCGTCTTCCTGGCCGGCGACGCCGCCAGCTTCATCACCGGAACCACGCTCGCCGTCGATGGCGGGGAGTATCGCGGGCTCTTCTAA
- a CDS encoding uracil-DNA glycosylase family protein, which yields MSKGQQYLQFFGSDALKRLHGCAIAEADRGADSPCAGLAEPLRRPQIGFGNPHAPIVFLSPSPLDAASASNEAFSEWLDHEAGLEHHMTSDTPQPYYQYVRAVLLGARRRLGQKPEKHDGMDLAFHTWAVRCPTANPDLVTDDATNQCVDRHLHSLLESINPQLVVAMGGPVARHLWWRTMQTWDGWSRMTTLHGRVLDVQLGNRTVPAILSVHPFQRGVELHPEVIGRVIGDRLRPEQFAPQELKAA from the coding sequence GTGAGCAAGGGCCAGCAATACCTGCAGTTCTTCGGCTCGGACGCGCTCAAGCGGCTGCACGGCTGCGCGATCGCCGAAGCCGATCGGGGTGCCGACAGCCCCTGCGCCGGACTGGCTGAGCCGCTCCGCCGGCCGCAGATCGGGTTCGGAAACCCCCACGCGCCGATCGTCTTCCTCAGCCCCAGCCCGCTGGATGCCGCCAGCGCCAGCAACGAGGCCTTCAGCGAGTGGCTCGATCACGAAGCCGGGCTCGAACACCACATGACGTCGGACACGCCCCAGCCCTACTACCAGTACGTGCGGGCGGTGCTGCTCGGCGCGCGCCGCCGGCTCGGGCAGAAACCGGAGAAGCACGACGGGATGGACCTCGCCTTCCACACCTGGGCGGTTCGTTGCCCGACGGCAAACCCCGACCTGGTGACCGACGACGCCACCAACCAGTGCGTCGATCGCCACCTGCACAGCCTGCTGGAGAGCATCAACCCGCAGCTCGTCGTCGCCATGGGCGGCCCGGTCGCTCGCCACCTCTGGTGGCGGACGATGCAAACCTGGGACGGATGGAGTCGGATGACCACACTGCATGGCCGTGTGCTCGATGTACAGCTGGGCAATCGAACCGTGCCGGCCATCTTGAGCGTGCACCCCTTCCAGCGCGGCGTCGAGCTGCATCCGGAAGTCATCGGGCGCGTCATCGGCGACCGCTTACGGCCGGAGCAATTCGCTCCGCAGGAGTTGAAGGCCGCATGA
- a CDS encoding rhodanese-like domain-containing protein, which produces MAPVPGIDVTQLRRRLAAEPAPFLLDVREPWEYQQGHVPGAQLIPLGELEQRVSEVPRDRPVLAICHSGQRSLAAAGYLQQLGYASVSIVDGGTAAWIERGYPVDR; this is translated from the coding sequence ATGGCTCCTGTCCCCGGCATCGACGTCACCCAGTTGCGGCGGCGACTTGCGGCCGAGCCGGCGCCCTTTCTCCTCGATGTCCGAGAGCCATGGGAGTACCAGCAGGGCCACGTCCCCGGCGCTCAGCTGATCCCGCTGGGGGAGCTGGAGCAACGCGTCAGCGAGGTGCCCCGCGATCGGCCGGTCCTGGCCATCTGCCACAGCGGGCAGCGGAGCCTGGCGGCCGCCGGCTACCTGCAGCAACTCGGGTACGCCTCGGTCAGCATCGTCGACGGCGGCACGGCCGCCTGGATCGAGCGCGGGTACCCGGTCGATAGATAA
- the rmuC gene encoding DNA recombination protein RmuC has protein sequence MNVLELVLVVLLVATLLCLVALLIRRPAATGPSDAVLAALTDLGALRSNVEAVSNQQSALTQSLGMVQTAVQGVESKVLESSAGVRDAIGKDLSEARLAMERLKVDAEERRRMEEDVQASARRIETVLLGSRTRGAAGENILQDAFRQFPAEMIDMNFRVNGKVVEYALILANGKRLPIDSKWPSPELLDRLNDGLQEPGKEATIVQEIERVLRLKVREVKQYIDPAATLGFALAAVPDPVFNACRRAHLEAYREGVILMPYSMTIPYVLALFRLHLQYAKSIDLENLEGYLQQIDDNVASLDRLLENNIARGSTMIQNAFTEAKRNLGQMRGALAALRAVPQAGSGPEAELDQVAEPDLQLLISSR, from the coding sequence GTGAACGTCCTCGAACTGGTCCTCGTGGTCCTGCTGGTGGCCACCCTGCTCTGCCTGGTCGCCCTGCTGATCCGGCGGCCGGCCGCGACCGGTCCATCGGATGCGGTGCTCGCGGCGCTGACGGACCTGGGAGCGCTCAGGTCGAATGTCGAAGCGGTGAGCAATCAGCAGAGTGCGCTGACCCAGTCGCTCGGCATGGTGCAGACGGCGGTTCAGGGCGTCGAGTCCAAGGTCCTCGAGAGCTCGGCCGGGGTGCGAGACGCGATCGGCAAAGACCTGTCTGAGGCGCGCCTCGCGATGGAGCGTTTGAAGGTCGATGCGGAGGAGCGCCGCCGCATGGAGGAAGACGTCCAGGCCTCGGCCCGCCGGATCGAGACCGTTCTGCTGGGCAGCCGCACCCGCGGTGCCGCCGGCGAGAACATCCTTCAGGATGCGTTCCGGCAGTTCCCAGCCGAGATGATCGACATGAACTTCCGCGTCAACGGCAAGGTCGTCGAGTACGCGCTCATCCTCGCGAACGGCAAGCGGCTACCGATCGACAGCAAATGGCCGTCTCCCGAGTTGCTGGACCGGCTCAACGATGGCTTGCAGGAACCGGGGAAAGAGGCAACGATCGTCCAGGAAATCGAGCGGGTTCTTCGCCTGAAGGTCCGGGAGGTCAAGCAATACATCGACCCCGCGGCGACGCTTGGCTTCGCGCTTGCCGCCGTTCCCGACCCGGTCTTCAATGCGTGCCGCCGCGCGCATCTCGAGGCGTATCGCGAAGGCGTGATCCTGATGCCTTACAGCATGACGATTCCATACGTGTTGGCGCTCTTCCGCCTGCACCTGCAATACGCGAAGTCGATCGACCTCGAGAACCTCGAAGGCTACTTGCAGCAAATCGACGACAACGTCGCGTCGCTCGACCGCCTGCTCGAGAACAATATCGCGCGGGGCAGCACCATGATCCAGAACGCCTTTACCGAAGCCAAGCGCAACCTGGGGCAGATGCGTGGCGCGCTGGCCGCGCTGCGCGCGGTGCCGCAGGCGGGATCGGGACCGGAGGCGGAACTCGATCAGGTGGCGGAGCCCGATCTGCAACTCTTGATCTCGAGCCGCTGA
- a CDS encoding IPT/TIG domain-containing protein encodes MTAVRRLAAGGLASLLALALTLPAYAATKPSKPTRPATPAPARPTAVLPPQIFQLTPVKVNPTVLPNIMILGQHLTPGTTVQVGGRPATTVQVPDANHLLMKLPENLSQGTYSVAVTNEAGTTLASDELVIDDPSQRPSTMMMLVGGGLLLLLLLVMRLARTPGLA; translated from the coding sequence ATGACAGCAGTGCGGCGCCTGGCAGCGGGTGGTCTGGCAAGCCTGCTGGCGCTCGCCCTGACCCTCCCGGCCTACGCGGCCACCAAGCCATCCAAGCCAACGCGTCCGGCTACGCCCGCCCCGGCCAGGCCGACCGCCGTCCTTCCGCCCCAGATCTTCCAGCTCACCCCCGTCAAGGTCAACCCGACCGTGCTGCCGAACATCATGATCCTCGGCCAGCACCTGACCCCAGGGACCACCGTGCAGGTGGGCGGCCGGCCGGCGACCACCGTTCAGGTTCCCGACGCGAATCACCTGCTCATGAAGCTGCCCGAGAACCTGTCGCAGGGCACCTACTCGGTCGCGGTGACAAACGAAGCGGGTACCACGTTGGCGAGTGACGAGCTCGTGATCGACGATCCCTCGCAGCGCCCGAGCACGATGATGATGCTCGTCGGCGGCGGCTTGCTCCTCCTCCTGCTACTCGTCATGCGGCTCGCCCGGACACCGGGCCTCGCGTAA